A region of the Methylobacterium nodulans ORS 2060 genome:
CGAAGCGGCACAGATCGACGGGGCCGACCGGCTCAACATCTTCAAGGTCGCCGTGTGGCCGACCATCCGTCCGACCGTGGCGCTGCTCGCCCTGTTCGTGACGATCTGGTCGCTGCGCCGTTTCGATCTGATCTGGGTGATGACGCAGGGAGGGCCGATCGGCGCGACCAAGACGCTGGTCATCGACCTCTACACGCGCGCCTTCGTTTCGCGCGAACTCGGCGAGGCGGCCGCGATCGGCATGGTCGGACTTTCGGTCGCGCTCGTGGTGACGCTCGTCTACTTCTGGGCGACGCAGCGGGCCGAAAAAGCGGAGGGCCGTCGCTGATGCGCAGTTCCAACTCGCATACGATCCGCATCGTCCTGGTGCTGGCGCTGCTCGGGGCGTCGATCTTCCCGATCTACTGGATGATCGTCACCTCGCTGACCTCCTCGGCGAACCTCTTCGCCGACACGCCGCAGATGCTCCCCGATCCGAGCCAGGCCTTCAACTACGCCGACACGCTGCGGGGCACCGGGGTCGTCACCTGGCTCACCAACAGCGCGATCGTCGCGGTCGGCACGATGGTGCTGTCGATCGGTCTCGCCATCCTGCCGGCCTATGCGCTCTCGCGCTTCCGTTTCCGCGGCAAGGACGGGATCGGCTTCCTGCTCTTCGCGACGCAGATGCTGCCCGAGGCGATGCTGGTGGTGCCTCTCTACGCCATCTTCGCCAATCTCGCCCTGCTCGACAGCCTGGGCGGCCTGATCCTCACCAACACGGCCTTCACCGTCCCGGTCATCACCTGGATCTTGAAGGGCGCGATCGACGGTGTGCCTCTGGAAGTCGAGGAAGCGGCGCGTGTTGACGGCTGCTCGCGGCTGGACATCGTCCTGTCGATCGTGGTGCCGGTCGTCGCGCCGACGCTCGCGGCAGCCTCCGTGATCGCGTTTTTCCACGGCTGGAACGAGTACGTCTTCGCGCGAACCCTGGTCTCCAGCCAGGACCTGCGCACGGCCTCGGTGGGCCTCGCCAGCTTCATCGGCGAGCTCTCGACACCCATCCACACCGTCATGGCCATCGGCGTGATGTACACGCTCCCGGCCGTCCTCTTCTACCTCATGGTCCAGCGCTATGTCGTGGCCGGCATGACGGCCGGCAGCGTCAAGGGCTGAGAAAGCGGAACCGACATGGCTTCGATCATGCTCAACCACGTCGCCAAGCATTTCGGTGCGAAAGTTGCGATCGCCGACATCGATCTGGAGGTCGAGGACGGCGAATTCCTCGTGCTGCTCGGTCCTTCCGGCTGCGGCAAGTCCACTCTGCTCAGGATGCTCGCCGGCCTCGAGAGCGTCACCAGCGGCGAGATCCATCTCGGCGGGCGGCGCGTCGACCAGCTTCCGCCGAGCGCGCGCGACATGGCCTTCGTCTTCCAATCCTATGCGCTCTATCCGCATATGACGGTCAGACGGAATATCGCCTTCCCGCTGATCATGCGGCAGTTCAAATGGTGGTTCCACCTGCCGATCATCGGCGGCCTCGCCAAGCGCCGGATCGAACGCTCGCCGAAGGTGGCGGAACTCGTCGAGAAGACGGCGAAGGTGCTCTCGCTCACGGAGATGCTGGACCGCTATCCGCGTACGCTCTCGGGCGGACAGCGCCAGCGCGTCGCGCTCGGGCGCGCCATGGTGCGAAAGCCCGAAGTCTTCCTGATGGACGAGCCGCTCTCCAATCTCGACGCCAAGCTTCGTACCGCGATGCGCGGCGAGATCACACGCCTGCATAACCGCGTCGGCGGCACTTTCGTCTACGTGACACACGACCAGGTCGAGGCCATGACGATGGGCACCCGCATCGCCCTGATGCGCGACGGCGTCATCCAGCAGTTCGGAACGCCGCGGGAGATCTATACCTCGCCCGCCAACACCTATGTCGCGCGTTTCATCGGAACGCCACCGATGAACCTGATCGAAGGGCGCGTCGAGAACGGCACGATCCGGCTCGGCGGGACGAGCCTGCCTCTGCCGGCAGCTCTGGCGGCGGCAGGCCGCACCGCCGGTCGGGACACCGTGTTGCTGGGTATCCGGGCCAATGCGCTGGCGCTCGGTGCGCCGGGCGGGGCTGGCGGGCTCGCCGGCACCGTCAGCCTCGTCGAGCATGTCGGTGCCGAATCGGTCGTTGCGGTCAAGCTGTCGCAAGTCAGGACCGCCCATGACGAGGAAGGGGCGGTCCCCGGGGAGATCATGGTCACGGCCTCCGGTTACAGCGACCTCAAGCCCGGAGACGCCGTCACGGTCGGGCTCGACCTCTCGGAGGCCGTGCTGTTCTCGCGGAGCACGGGCGTGCGGCTCGTCGCCAGCCTGGCGCTGGCCGCGTGAGCGTCGGGACCGTTCCGATGAAGGGCGTCATCCTGCACGCGCCGCACGATCTGCGCATCGAGGAGATCGCGGTCGTGCCGCCGGGGCCGGGCCAGGTCCGCATTCGCATCGCCGCCGGCGGCATCTGCGGCTCGGATCTGCACTACTACCATCACGGCGGCTTCGGCGCGGTACGGATCCGGCAGCCCATGGCGCTCGGCCACGAGATCGCCGGCACGGTCGAGGAGATCGGCGCGGGCGTCTCGCATCTGGTTCCCGGCCTGCGCGTCGCGGTCAACCCGAGCCAGCCCTGCAACGCCTGCCGCTACTGCCACGAGGGCCTGCGGCATCAATGCCTGCACATGCAGTTCATCGGCTCCGCGATGCACTTTCCCCACGCGCAGGGTGGCTTCCGGCAGAGTCTTACGATCCGGGCGGAGCAGGCCGTGCCGGTCGGCGAGAACGTCAGCATGGCGGAAGCCGCGATGGCCGAGCCTTTGGCGGTCTGCCTTCACGCCGCGCGCCAAGCCGG
Encoded here:
- a CDS encoding ABC transporter ATP-binding protein encodes the protein MASIMLNHVAKHFGAKVAIADIDLEVEDGEFLVLLGPSGCGKSTLLRMLAGLESVTSGEIHLGGRRVDQLPPSARDMAFVFQSYALYPHMTVRRNIAFPLIMRQFKWWFHLPIIGGLAKRRIERSPKVAELVEKTAKVLSLTEMLDRYPRTLSGGQRQRVALGRAMVRKPEVFLMDEPLSNLDAKLRTAMRGEITRLHNRVGGTFVYVTHDQVEAMTMGTRIALMRDGVIQQFGTPREIYTSPANTYVARFIGTPPMNLIEGRVENGTIRLGGTSLPLPAALAAAGRTAGRDTVLLGIRANALALGAPGGAGGLAGTVSLVEHVGAESVVAVKLSQVRTAHDEEGAVPGEIMVTASGYSDLKPGDAVTVGLDLSEAVLFSRSTGVRLVASLALAA
- a CDS encoding carbohydrate ABC transporter permease yields the protein MRSSNSHTIRIVLVLALLGASIFPIYWMIVTSLTSSANLFADTPQMLPDPSQAFNYADTLRGTGVVTWLTNSAIVAVGTMVLSIGLAILPAYALSRFRFRGKDGIGFLLFATQMLPEAMLVVPLYAIFANLALLDSLGGLILTNTAFTVPVITWILKGAIDGVPLEVEEAARVDGCSRLDIVLSIVVPVVAPTLAAASVIAFFHGWNEYVFARTLVSSQDLRTASVGLASFIGELSTPIHTVMAIGVMYTLPAVLFYLMVQRYVVAGMTAGSVKG